Proteins from a genomic interval of Watersipora subatra chromosome 10, tzWatSuba1.1, whole genome shotgun sequence:
- the LOC137406963 gene encoding general transcription factor II-I repeat domain-containing protein 2-like translates to MAKRGKPYLDGEMVKEAILAAVENICPDKVSQFQSISLSRRTVTRRIEHISDDLHAQLMKELTKASYFSLALDESTDSADTAQLAVFIRAYTEDGSIIEELAKLCSMHGTTTGKDIFEEVKKCITELQLQWKKLVSATTDGAPSMTGFCGLLKEKLQKEGLPMPMTFHCIIHQQNLCAKTLQMADVMATIKKQ, encoded by the coding sequence ATGGCAAAACGTGGAAAGCCATATCTTGATGGTGAAATGGTTAAGGAAGCTATTCTTGCTGCTGTTGAAAATATATGTCCAGACAAAGTTAGCCAGTTTCAATCAATCAGCCTTTCAAGAAGAACTGTAACACGACGCATAGAACATATCTCAGACGACTTACATGCACAACTAATGAAAGAGCTTACAAAAGCAAGCTATTTTTCACTAGCGCTTGACGAATCGACTGACTCAGCCGACACAGCACAGCTTGCTGTATTTATTCGGGCTTACACTGAAGATGGTTCTATAATAGAAGAACTTGCAAAGCTCTGCTCCATGCATGGCACTACTACCGGAAAGGATATATTTGAAGAAGTTAAAAAATGTATTACAGAACTGCAATTACAATGGAAGAAGTTAGTAAGTGCAACTACTGATGGTGCACCCTCCATGACTGGGTTCTGTGGTTTACTCAAGGAAAAGTTGCAAAAAGAAGGATTGCCCATGCCAATGACTTTCCACTGCATTATACACCAGCAGAATTTATGTGCCAAAACACTGCAGATGGCTGATGTTATGGCTACTATAAAAAAGCAGTGA